TCTAATTATAAGTATGATAAGTGATTATTGAGACGTGCACTTAATGTGCTTAGTGGTTGTGGTGGTGTCGTGGTTAGTGTAGGCTCAACTTGATGAAGCCAATAATAAAAGGGGTGTTATATGATAATATCTATTATCTGTGACAGCTGGTCTCATTGATGCCGCCATATTAGATAAGGGGTAATATAAAAAAGAGACTTAGTCCTTCGTCAATCGCTCAAGCAGGTATGCAATTATTCTTGGTAATATAAAATATTTGATCTTGCATTATATTATGTCAATATTTTTACAAATCATACATTGTACGTCCTTACGTTAATTTCCTAATATATCAACCAAGAAAAACGTGAgggaacaaaaagagaaaaaagccACACACATCAGATGTGTGAAGTCCAATAAGAAAAACAAGATAATATCATATTCATACCTTCCTCCGCTATACGGTGTGAACACGCCATTTCCTTATAATTTGCTTCCTGTCCAAATGGCCCCTTTCTTTTAAAAGATTTCCCACGTTGCCCCAGAGTATCATGCAGCAAACCTTTCCACCCACTACGGCACGCCATTGACTTTCATCCTTCTGCAAAAACTGCCCACAATCGGGAAATTACAGCACCGCCGATGGGTTCAGTCAGTAAAGACGAAGATTCTGAATCAACAACAACTCTACTGATTCCCTCATCCGATCCTAATAATATCCCCAAGGACTCATTCCACATTGCCTATGTAATCTACTTCTTCCTCGGCTCAGGTTACGTTCTCCCATGGAACGTCTTCATCACAGCCGTTGACTACTTCACCTTCCTCTATCCAACGGTCTCAGTTGATCGTATTTTCGCCATTGTAAACATGACACTCAGTTTGGTTTGTCTGCTATTCATAGTTGGTTTTGCTAATAAGTCGAGTTGTTTTGTGAGAATTAATGTTGGGATGTTTCTGTATGTGGTGGCTTTGGTTATGGTTCCTTTGATGGATTTTTGGTATGTTAAGGGCAGAGTTGGAGTTTATGGTGGGTTCTATGTTACGGTGGGGCTTGTTGGGCTTACTGGGGCTGCGAATGGGTTGGTTCAAGGTGGAGTAATTGGGTCTGCTGGAGAGTTACCTGACAGGTACATTCAGGCTACTCTAGCTGGAACTGCGGCTTCAGGTATAAATTGTTTTTTTCTATGTATAGACGGTGTAAATATAGTATGTAACTTATTAGATAAAGTAGAACTTGATTACTATTACATTGTTAGTcggaaaaatatataaataacttGCTAGCATAGTATAGTTGTTAGTTTATTTATAACTTAGatcattttttttcttcgttTTGTTTTATACGGTATTGTGTGAGCATGGATTTTAATATGTGGATATCGGAAGAAAATATTAAAGTAGGATTGAAATGTCGTTTGAAATAGAAAACAACGTTATCATTTATTTGGTATGTCTCCAAGATAAAAAGAGTGTCATTAAATTGTAACTAATGAAATACTAATAATAGGTTTAAATAAGATTGTCAAAAGTATCCAATTCTCGATATTAGTAATTATTCATAAGAAGAACAATCAACACGAAAATCTCCAGATACTGAAAGCCAAAGAATAAGAGGAGATTTTCTCCAAATCCCTGACTGATAACAACTTAATTGGTAATATCAATTGATTCTTTTTCTCGTTGCTAGCTTATTTAAACTAGAGACTCAGTATGTTGGGGGAATATAAGTGCTACATTATTTTCAGTTTCtccattgaattttttttatttgaatgaaAAGTTTGTTGGGTTCAAGAAAGAAATGTAGTGGTGTCCTTCTCACTTTTATTTGATTGGAATTGTATATGGGGTGAAGGTACAGAATATCCACTCCACCTCATTAAGTACCTGCATTTTCTTACTAATCAGTCAATAGATTTATGTTTGAGGTTATCAAAATCTAGAGCTATACTTGATGTTTGTACTGAACATTTTTTATATGCTGGGGTTAATTAATTTTGCAAAATGATCTGTAGGAAAAATTTAAAAGCCTATTTTGCAAATGAAATTGGTTTTCACTAGTGCTCGGATTTTGTAGCAGTCTCATAAACTTATTCTTCTTCATAGACGTCAGCCTGGTATGGTTTTCCACTAGACTTCTGCTTGATATTTTTTATTGTTGAACAGGTCATCTTTGTCATGGTTTTAACTGgttgattttttctcttttggaTCGAGTAAAGTTGATTTAACTGGTTGAATGTAGCTGGACTAGCTGATATTTTAGTTGATGATGACCCTGGTTCTGTCACTTTGTAATTTCCTTTCTGGTAAGCGAGAAATCTCGGATGGCCAGTGGGGCATGATTTGAAGCTCTGTAGATAATGTGTCACTTTGTAAACTCTATCATCGGATACTATTTGGTTTTTCACCAAGGtgtcattttgagagttaattCATACATAGATCAGTTATCAAAGGAATTTTGATGTTTAATTCATACATAGATCACTTTGCTTCTTGTTTCAGCAatattgttcttgattgtgaacAGCTTGCTGTCTCTTAGTTCATGTTCAAATTCAGATTTCATCTTCTTCCTACTTTTAATTTGTCAGGTCTGTGGATTCAGTCGGAATGGCAAAAATTAGGGGCGTAACTGTGTCTGGACTTTTGTTCTGTGTTGCAGGTGTCCTTGTTTCATTGCTTAGAATTTTAACAAAAGCTATTTACCCACAAGATGCTGATGGGCTGAGAAAAAGTGCAAACCTTTATTTTATTGTCAGCATTGCTA
This DNA window, taken from Nicotiana tabacum cultivar K326 chromosome 4, ASM71507v2, whole genome shotgun sequence, encodes the following:
- the LOC107803992 gene encoding equilibrative nucleotide transporter 1-like, whose product is MGSVSKDEDSESTTTLLIPSSDPNNIPKDSFHIAYVIYFFLGSGYVLPWNVFITAVDYFTFLYPTVSVDRIFAIVNMTLSLVCLLFIVGFANKSSCFVRINVGMFLYVVALVMVPLMDFWYVKGRVGVYGGFYVTVGLVGLTGAANGLVQGGVIGSAGELPDRYIQATLAGTAASGVLVSLLRILTKAIYPQDADGLRKSANLYFIVSIAMMILCTILYNVAYRLPVIKYYTDLKTRTVLNEEKEEKGGLTRGLWRSTLWDIVGTVKWYGFGILSIYVVTLCIFPGYITEDVHSQLLRDWYPILLITGYNVFDLVGKSLTSICLLGNAKVAIFACYSRLLFLPLFYCCLHGPKFFRTELPVTILTCLLGLTNGYLTSVLMMLGSKTVRLQHAEVAGTVLVLFLILGLTFGSVISWLWAI